A genomic stretch from Ureibacillus composti includes:
- a CDS encoding AMP-binding protein, with protein MDIIGDRTLRSLFEEKVSIHANKTWIAFEDAGGHQTTKTYTEFYDGVLKLSNALLDLNIQKGDHVTIHLPNNIEFLTTWFALAHIGAIMVPTNILSSADEMSYIINHSESVLLITEEEHVEKFQNIITRLPTIQHIILTRFENESPSLLNFDQLIEKASTDTSRFPKISTEDVVGMLYTSGTTSKPKGVQITNANYIYTGELMSKSIQVTEDDRMFIVLPLFHGNAQYYSTMSALVTGGSIALTEKFSASRYFKQATSLGGTVGSLFAAPIRMILAKDYSEELRENPIRLVMYAQAIAEHQITEFEEKFDCKLLHMYGMTETVGIPLINPLNGVRKNLSIGRPSIGYEVKLIDEHGEEVPQGVVGQIAVKGVPGRTIMKQYFKNEEATRQTLQDGWLLTGDNARIGEDGYFYFVDRVKDMIKRSGENVAAQEVESVLTQHLAVYECAVIGVPDDMRDEAIKAFVILNKDMSVTEEVLIEFCKERLAKFKVPNSIEFVEDFPRTPVGKIQKHILRSSISI; from the coding sequence ATGGACATTATCGGGGATCGCACGCTTCGTTCACTTTTTGAAGAAAAGGTGAGCATTCACGCAAATAAAACGTGGATTGCGTTTGAAGATGCTGGGGGGCATCAAACAACCAAAACGTACACTGAGTTTTATGATGGGGTCTTAAAACTTAGCAACGCCCTACTGGATTTAAATATTCAAAAGGGAGATCACGTCACAATCCATTTACCAAACAACATTGAATTTTTAACGACTTGGTTCGCCTTAGCACATATTGGAGCGATCATGGTTCCAACAAATATTTTATCTTCCGCAGATGAGATGAGCTACATCATCAATCATTCCGAATCTGTGTTGTTAATTACAGAAGAAGAGCATGTGGAAAAGTTCCAAAACATCATCACGCGACTACCTACCATCCAACATATTATTTTAACTAGATTCGAAAACGAATCACCCTCACTATTAAATTTCGATCAATTAATTGAAAAAGCGTCTACAGATACTAGTCGTTTTCCAAAGATTTCTACGGAAGATGTGGTCGGGATGCTTTATACATCAGGTACAACATCAAAACCAAAAGGCGTTCAAATTACCAATGCGAACTATATTTATACCGGCGAACTCATGTCGAAGTCTATTCAGGTGACTGAGGATGATCGCATGTTTATCGTCTTACCTTTATTCCACGGTAATGCACAATATTACTCTACAATGTCGGCGCTCGTTACTGGTGGAAGTATTGCATTAACTGAAAAATTTAGTGCCTCTCGTTACTTTAAACAAGCTACATCATTAGGTGGAACGGTCGGCTCACTATTTGCTGCCCCGATTCGAATGATTTTAGCAAAAGACTATAGTGAAGAGCTGCGCGAAAATCCAATTCGACTCGTGATGTATGCACAGGCAATTGCGGAGCATCAAATTACGGAATTCGAGGAGAAGTTTGATTGTAAACTGTTACACATGTATGGCATGACGGAAACAGTCGGCATCCCACTAATTAATCCATTAAATGGGGTACGGAAAAACCTAAGTATCGGTCGTCCAAGTATCGGCTATGAAGTAAAACTTATCGATGAACATGGCGAAGAAGTGCCTCAAGGAGTGGTTGGACAGATTGCGGTGAAAGGTGTTCCGGGCCGTACGATTATGAAGCAATATTTTAAAAATGAAGAAGCGACTAGGCAAACGTTGCAAGATGGTTGGCTATTAACTGGTGATAACGCACGCATTGGAGAAGATGGCTACTTCTACTTCGTTGACCGTGTGAAAGATATGATCAAACGCTCAGGCGAAAATGTTGCCGCGCAAGAAGTTGAAAGCGTTTTAACCCAACACCTGGCCGTTTATGAATGCGCTGTCATTGGCGTACCCGATGACATGAGAGACGAGGCGATTAAGGCATTCGTTATTTTGAATAAAGATATGAGTGTGACAGAAGAAGTACTGATTGAATTCTGTAAAGAGCGATTAGCTAAGTTTAAAGTGCCGAATTCGATTGAATTTGTGGAAGATTTCCCACGCACACCGGTTGGGAAGATTCAAAAGCATATTTTGAGAAGTTCGATTTCGATTTAG
- a CDS encoding TetR/AcrR family transcriptional regulator, whose translation MPKGIRQVQAEKTKQRIFKTALELFQKKGFDHVTVDEIVKKSNSSKGAFYGHFDSKYGIFLEKFKEIDTFYENFAHTIPEDATLKEKILTLFQGQMNYLEHELGKDLMRSVYTNGLIESEDHFFANTERSIYKILNNYIKISIEQGELVEEASPERLAMLISRCMRGNLYDWIAFGNDFNLQEESSQFIELFMEGILSRYGKR comes from the coding sequence ATGCCAAAAGGGATTCGACAAGTACAAGCAGAAAAAACGAAACAACGAATTTTTAAAACGGCTTTGGAGTTATTTCAAAAAAAGGGATTCGATCATGTAACGGTCGATGAAATTGTGAAAAAGAGTAATAGTTCGAAGGGGGCCTTTTACGGTCACTTTGATTCAAAATATGGAATTTTTTTAGAAAAATTTAAAGAAATCGATACATTCTACGAAAACTTTGCACATACCATACCAGAGGATGCCACGCTGAAAGAAAAAATATTAACTTTATTTCAAGGCCAAATGAATTATTTAGAACATGAACTTGGGAAAGATTTAATGAGATCCGTGTATACAAATGGATTAATAGAATCAGAGGATCATTTCTTTGCGAATACAGAGCGAAGCATTTATAAAATTTTAAACAACTATATTAAGATATCAATTGAACAAGGGGAATTAGTAGAAGAGGCGAGTCCGGAAAGGTTAGCCATGTTAATTTCTCGTTGTATGCGCGGGAATCTGTACGATTGGATTGCGTTCGGGAACGACTTCAATCTTCAAGAGGAAAGTAGCCAATTTATTGAACTATTTATGGAAGGGATTTTGAGTCGATACGGCAAAAGGTGA
- a CDS encoding S-layer homology domain-containing protein — protein sequence MKKQKLFNTAIATAMAAGAVVAVAPTDADAATKSFKDLTTNNSHYNTIMNLLERELISGYPNGTFKPNDAVQRGHAALIIANVLGLDKTNVTDPGFKDVPKTHPYYGAIAALANKGIIGGYADGSYGVKDTLTRGQMAVIIKNAFELEANGQTAPFTDIVKHPYKEHITALYVNKVTSGKTATKFDAASSVTRGQLSTFVVKAEEAQKEASKELTILEIKDGQVVTNKGTYDIDPKVAAVFTEANAAALKNALVGLEIEKTTTAVASLNNFVAAEAIGKIVGIKSLTITAQNVSFNGGNVSIPNVTVNGNNVVVNNVVADKIEVAKGLTVELKGVEVKELAVPADTKLTLDPTSVVDKITLPKGVKIEDVVTNYNEVKDKIKEVVEVDESGNENPTNPTEPGENTGGGGNTGGGNNGGGSTEATAAKTTVNSLIETVVTSTFAGYGGTYGEFEDKTAPDFTFNFNDTYKDTKLSVIKNNVEGSGSNIENDVINLVNLQNLGHFLNISSITATSAGVSSPIYNGIALNTPLDKVKEELGKQFNQSSVADALDEFMDHDTARDATVAEFVDQFETFNVTVTFRDGSTIPYTLTLVE from the coding sequence ATGAAAAAGCAAAAACTTTTCAACACGGCAATTGCTACGGCAATGGCAGCAGGTGCAGTGGTAGCAGTAGCACCAACTGACGCAGATGCAGCAACGAAATCTTTCAAAGACTTAACTACTAACAACTCTCACTACAATACAATTATGAACTTATTAGAACGTGAATTAATTAGTGGGTACCCAAATGGAACATTTAAACCAAATGACGCAGTTCAACGTGGACATGCTGCATTAATTATTGCAAACGTTCTTGGTTTAGACAAAACAAACGTAACGGATCCTGGATTTAAAGACGTTCCAAAAACACACCCATACTATGGTGCAATTGCAGCACTTGCAAACAAAGGAATTATTGGTGGTTATGCTGATGGTTCTTACGGAGTTAAAGATACTTTAACACGTGGTCAAATGGCAGTAATCATCAAAAATGCTTTTGAATTAGAAGCAAATGGCCAAACAGCGCCATTTACAGATATCGTGAAACACCCTTACAAAGAGCACATTACTGCACTTTACGTTAACAAAGTAACTTCTGGTAAAACTGCAACGAAATTCGATGCGGCTTCATCAGTAACTCGTGGACAACTTTCTACTTTCGTAGTTAAAGCAGAAGAAGCACAAAAAGAAGCTTCGAAAGAATTAACAATCTTAGAAATTAAAGATGGCCAAGTGGTAACAAACAAAGGTACGTATGATATCGATCCTAAAGTGGCAGCAGTATTCACTGAAGCAAACGCAGCAGCATTGAAAAATGCATTAGTTGGATTAGAAATCGAAAAAACAACGACTGCAGTAGCTTCTTTAAACAACTTCGTAGCAGCTGAAGCAATCGGTAAAATCGTTGGCATTAAATCATTAACAATTACAGCTCAAAATGTATCATTCAACGGTGGTAATGTATCAATTCCAAACGTAACAGTGAATGGTAACAACGTTGTAGTGAACAATGTAGTAGCTGACAAAATTGAAGTTGCTAAAGGCCTTACTGTTGAACTTAAAGGTGTAGAAGTAAAAGAATTAGCTGTACCAGCTGATACAAAACTTACACTAGACCCAACTTCAGTAGTAGACAAAATTACGTTACCAAAAGGCGTGAAAATTGAAGACGTTGTAACAAACTACAACGAAGTAAAAGATAAAATTAAAGAAGTAGTAGAAGTTGATGAATCAGGAAATGAAAACCCTACTAACCCAACAGAACCAGGTGAAAACACTGGTGGAGGTGGAAACACTGGCGGAGGTAACAATGGTGGTGGTTCAACAGAAGCGACTGCTGCGAAAACAACTGTAAACTCATTGATTGAAACAGTTGTAACAAGTACATTTGCAGGATATGGTGGTACTTATGGTGAATTCGAAGATAAAACTGCACCAGACTTCACTTTTAATTTCAATGACACATACAAAGACACTAAATTAAGTGTTATTAAAAATAATGTAGAGGGTTCAGGTTCGAATATTGAGAATGATGTAATCAATCTAGTCAATCTTCAAAATTTAGGTCACTTCCTTAATATCTCATCAATTACAGCGACTAGCGCAGGGGTTTCTTCTCCTATTTATAATGGTATTGCATTAAATACTCCGCTTGACAAAGTAAAAGAAGAACTTGGTAAACAGTTTAATCAGTCAAGTGTAGCTGATGCATTAGATGAATTCATGGATCATGATACAGCACGCGATGCTACTGTAGCTGAATTCGTTGACCAATTCGAAACATTTAACGTAACTGTGACATTTAGAGACGGAAGTACAATACCTTACACATTAACTCTAGTCGAATAA
- a CDS encoding Wzz/FepE/Etk N-terminal domain-containing protein: MEETISLQDLFKVLKKRFLLIVSITVAAMAIAAIISFYFITPIYQASTQILVNQKASEQPTIQTQDIQTNLQLINTYNVIIKSPAILSKVIENLDLDMTPGQLTDKITVTNANDSQVVNVSVQDEEAFRAVDIANTTATVFQNEIKTLMNVDNVNVLSPAVLPENPSPVKPNKMLNIAIAMVIGLMVGVGLSFLLEYLDTTIKSEQDVEEILDLPIIGLVSPIPDKMQEKSVSTKRKSQASSRGEKVNV, encoded by the coding sequence GTGGAAGAAACAATCAGCCTACAGGACCTTTTTAAAGTTTTGAAAAAACGTTTTTTATTAATTGTGAGTATAACAGTTGCAGCGATGGCAATTGCGGCTATCATCAGCTTTTATTTTATAACACCAATCTACCAAGCTTCAACGCAAATACTAGTAAACCAAAAAGCTTCTGAACAACCAACAATTCAAACACAAGACATTCAAACGAACTTACAATTGATCAATACATATAACGTAATCATCAAAAGTCCAGCTATCCTTTCTAAAGTAATCGAAAACCTGGATTTAGATATGACACCTGGTCAATTAACAGATAAAATCACTGTAACAAATGCCAATGATTCTCAAGTAGTCAATGTTAGTGTCCAAGATGAAGAAGCGTTCCGTGCAGTAGATATTGCCAATACAACGGCAACAGTATTCCAAAATGAAATCAAAACATTAATGAACGTAGATAATGTAAATGTATTATCACCAGCAGTTCTACCAGAAAATCCATCACCAGTAAAACCAAACAAAATGTTAAACATTGCGATTGCTATGGTAATCGGATTGATGGTTGGTGTAGGTCTTTCATTCCTATTAGAATACTTAGATACAACAATTAAGTCGGAACAAGACGTCGAAGAAATTTTAGATTTACCTATCATCGGGTTAGTAAGTCCGATTCCGGATAAAATGCAAGAAAAATCTGTTTCTACTAAGAGGAAAAGTCAAGCTAGTAGTAGAGGAGAGAAAGTAAATGTTTAA
- a CDS encoding CpsD/CapB family tyrosine-protein kinase, translating to MFNKKKKRMNAKSMARSLVVETNPKSVIAEQFRTIRTNINFSMPDQELKTLLVTSAEPSEGKSTTAANIAGVFAQGGKRVIMIDADMRKPTAHYTFHLINSFGLSSLLTKQCTLDEAIKKTDVEGLDVIPSGAIPPNPAELLASNRMDAIVEELSQKYDLIVFDTPPILSVADAQIIANKCDATILVINSGGTDKTNVLKAKESLEVSKANIIGVVMNNFTLDKDHYYYQYYGNAE from the coding sequence ATGTTTAATAAGAAGAAAAAAAGAATGAACGCAAAGTCGATGGCGAGAAGTTTAGTTGTTGAAACGAATCCAAAATCAGTAATTGCAGAACAGTTCCGTACGATCCGAACAAATATTAATTTCTCTATGCCAGACCAAGAATTAAAAACATTACTTGTTACTTCTGCTGAACCAAGTGAAGGGAAGTCAACAACTGCAGCAAATATTGCAGGTGTGTTCGCGCAAGGTGGTAAACGTGTCATCATGATTGATGCTGATATGCGTAAGCCTACTGCCCATTATACTTTCCATTTAATAAATTCTTTTGGTCTTTCAAGTCTTTTAACAAAACAATGTACATTAGATGAAGCCATTAAGAAAACAGACGTGGAAGGATTAGATGTCATCCCAAGTGGTGCCATTCCACCAAACCCTGCTGAATTATTAGCTTCTAATCGTATGGACGCAATTGTTGAAGAGTTGTCTCAAAAGTACGATTTAATCGTTTTTGATACACCTCCAATTTTATCTGTTGCAGATGCACAAATTATTGCGAATAAATGTGATGCAACCATTCTAGTCATTAACTCGGGTGGAACAGATAAAACAAACGTATTAAAAGCAAAAGAATCACTTGAAGTTTCTAAAGCCAATATTATTGGTGTAGTCATGAATAACTTTACATTAGATAAGGACCATTACTACTATCAGTATTACGGCAACGCAGAGTAA
- a CDS encoding capsular biosynthesis protein: MIDIHSHILYNVDDGPQDMEESLAMLEAAANEGITDIISTSHSFHPQYDVSASVVTEQVSQLQNELHQRNISLKIHTGHEVRLCEEIVELCQKGKIHLLANSNFLLLELPSSTVPQYTKNIISSLLAEGILPIIAHPERNKAIAEKPERLERLIREGAVAQLTSGSIAGHFGNAVQKISLELVRANLVHTYGSDAHNLTTRPFLYNEGLDYLEKKKELDAVDLFLENNERIVKNNPLVIYEPEVNQKKKWWKLF; this comes from the coding sequence ATGATTGATATACATAGTCATATTCTATATAACGTAGATGACGGGCCTCAAGACATGGAAGAGTCACTAGCCATGTTAGAAGCGGCCGCAAATGAAGGTATTACAGATATTATTTCAACTTCTCATTCATTTCATCCTCAATACGATGTTTCTGCCAGCGTTGTCACAGAACAAGTATCACAACTTCAAAATGAATTACATCAACGAAATATCTCTCTAAAAATCCACACAGGTCACGAAGTACGATTATGCGAAGAAATTGTCGAACTTTGTCAAAAAGGGAAAATCCATTTATTAGCCAATTCAAACTTCTTATTATTAGAATTACCATCGAGTACAGTACCTCAATATACCAAAAATATTATTTCTTCTCTATTAGCAGAAGGGATCTTGCCAATTATTGCACATCCAGAACGGAATAAAGCTATTGCAGAAAAACCAGAACGCCTAGAGCGCCTAATTCGCGAAGGAGCTGTTGCACAATTAACATCTGGTAGTATTGCAGGTCACTTCGGTAATGCTGTGCAAAAAATCTCACTAGAATTAGTGAGAGCAAATTTAGTGCATACTTACGGATCGGATGCCCATAATTTAACAACGCGTCCTTTTTTATATAATGAGGGGCTAGATTACCTAGAGAAGAAAAAAGAACTAGATGCAGTAGATCTTTTTTTGGAAAATAATGAACGTATTGTGAAAAATAACCCATTAGTAATATATGAACCTGAAGTAAATCAGAAGAAAAAATGGTGGAAATTATTTTAA
- a CDS encoding nucleoside-diphosphate sugar epimerase/dehydratase, with translation MNYRLRYTTFFILDSVIVLCSIFFCFWILHPNLSIFSHHLIVVSAITLLISHHIAAHFFHLYDRIWSVASVRELLTIFYAITISVASASIVQLLLASDIYMRLMVITWLLHIVLIGGSRFILRIAHDRTPIKPTGDLKRVLIVGAGQAGTMLVKNIQHNEHPEYHPIAFVDDDPNKQNLTLMNVKVSGTVQDIPTIVKEKGIDEIILAIPSLGKIGIKEIYNICATTQAKVKIMPRIEDVMTGKVSVNEMQEVKIEDLLGREEVKLDMVAISKKLTGKTILVTGAGGSIGSEICRQVMKFKPKMLLLLGHGENSIYTINMELIEKYKGDTQIVPIIADVQDRERIFDVVAQFRPDVIYHAAAHKHVPLMEYNPKEAVKNNIFGTKNVAEAAHEYEVSNFVLISTDKAVNPPNVMGSTKRIAEMVVQNLATRSKTTFAAVRFGNVLGSRGSVVPRFRAQIAAGGPITVTHPDITRYFMTIPEASRLVLQAGTLARGGEVFVLDMGEPVKITDLAKNLIKLSGFKEDEIKIEFTGLRPGEKMYEELLNPEEIQEEHVYPKIHVGKANPMDYDSLHELLLRLQTIEIDEIKEEVVAVANGKFEIQRKEEAFSVSVV, from the coding sequence ATGAACTATAGATTACGGTATACGACGTTCTTTATTCTGGATTCAGTCATTGTACTGTGTTCGATTTTCTTTTGTTTTTGGATCTTACATCCGAATCTCAGTATTTTCTCCCATCATTTAATTGTGGTAAGTGCGATTACCCTTTTAATTAGCCATCATATCGCAGCGCATTTCTTTCATTTATATGACCGAATTTGGAGTGTCGCTTCAGTCCGTGAATTACTAACAATTTTTTACGCAATTACCATTTCCGTCGCTTCTGCGAGTATCGTTCAATTACTTTTAGCAAGTGACATTTATATGCGATTAATGGTGATCACTTGGTTATTACATATCGTTTTGATTGGAGGTTCGCGTTTTATACTGCGGATCGCCCATGATCGTACACCAATCAAACCAACAGGAGATTTAAAACGAGTGCTAATCGTTGGGGCAGGACAAGCGGGAACAATGCTTGTTAAAAACATCCAACATAACGAACACCCAGAATATCATCCGATTGCATTCGTTGATGATGATCCAAACAAACAAAATTTAACTCTAATGAACGTCAAAGTGAGTGGGACGGTTCAAGATATCCCGACGATCGTGAAAGAAAAGGGAATTGATGAAATCATTTTAGCCATTCCGTCATTAGGAAAGATTGGAATCAAAGAAATTTATAACATATGTGCAACAACTCAAGCCAAAGTGAAAATCATGCCAAGAATAGAAGATGTCATGACAGGGAAAGTATCAGTCAATGAAATGCAAGAAGTAAAGATTGAGGATTTACTTGGACGCGAAGAAGTAAAACTTGATATGGTTGCCATCTCTAAAAAATTAACAGGGAAAACGATTTTAGTCACAGGAGCAGGCGGATCAATCGGTTCAGAAATTTGTCGTCAAGTGATGAAGTTCAAACCGAAAATGCTACTGCTTTTAGGACACGGTGAAAACTCTATTTACACTATTAATATGGAGTTAATTGAAAAATATAAGGGCGATACACAAATCGTACCAATTATCGCAGATGTTCAAGACCGTGAACGAATTTTCGATGTGGTTGCCCAATTCAGACCAGATGTGATTTATCATGCTGCAGCACACAAACACGTGCCGTTAATGGAATACAACCCAAAAGAGGCTGTCAAAAACAACATATTTGGAACAAAAAATGTTGCAGAGGCTGCACACGAGTATGAGGTATCCAATTTTGTTCTTATCTCAACTGATAAAGCAGTAAATCCACCAAACGTAATGGGATCAACGAAACGTATAGCTGAAATGGTTGTTCAAAATCTTGCTACACGAAGTAAGACGACATTTGCAGCAGTAAGGTTCGGTAATGTTCTCGGTTCACGAGGGAGTGTTGTTCCACGATTCAGAGCGCAAATTGCAGCCGGTGGTCCAATCACAGTAACACACCCTGATATTACAAGATACTTTATGACAATTCCTGAAGCATCACGTTTGGTATTACAAGCGGGAACGCTTGCACGTGGTGGAGAAGTATTCGTTCTAGATATGGGAGAACCAGTAAAAATTACTGATTTGGCTAAAAATCTAATAAAGCTATCTGGTTTTAAAGAAGATGAAATTAAAATCGAATTCACTGGATTACGTCCAGGTGAAAAAATGTATGAAGAGCTATTAAACCCTGAAGAAATTCAAGAAGAGCATGTTTATCCGAAGATTCATGTAGGGAAAGCAAATCCAATGGACTATGATTCTCTACACGAATTGCTATTAAGATTACAAACTATAGAAATAGACGAGATAAAAGAAGAAGTGGTTGCAGTAGCGAATGGGAAATTTGAAATTCAACGTAAAGAAGAAGCGTTTAGCGTTTCAGTAGTTTAA
- a CDS encoding glucose-6-phosphate isomerase yields MSTQLLQTTILNEEYLHLDLSKYASTVATIHRRIEETKDEPTGWVNSPLEENSQLISSILSVASEIKLNADVLVVIGVGGSYLGAKAIQDALTPYFGSHPNGIEVLYVGNNMSGAYIHRLIESLASKNVYINVISKSGSTMEPALAFRVFRQYMEERYGERAKQRMIVTTDPETGILKGIAEQHGYRQFTIPQNIGGRYSVLTPVGLLPIAVAGVDIIQLLAGAKHAAILLKEESLEKNEAYRYAVIRNELYNQGYKVELLASFEPALANFHDWWKQLFGESEGKDKKGLFPATVNFSTDLHAIGQYIQDGSPILFETLLHFHEIADDYAVPYDYRNEDDLNYLSNRSFNDINATSKQGTAIAHAEGGVPVIQLELDRLDAYHLGYLIYFFMKACAMSAYLLEVNPFDQPGVEAYKKKMLELLNKVDIKQSERMTI; encoded by the coding sequence GTGTCAACGCAATTACTTCAAACAACGATTTTGAATGAAGAATATTTACATCTTGATTTGTCAAAATACGCTTCGACTGTTGCAACCATTCACCGTCGTATCGAAGAAACAAAAGACGAGCCAACTGGATGGGTCAATTCACCATTAGAAGAGAACAGTCAGTTAATCAGTTCCATTTTAAGTGTTGCAAGTGAAATAAAATTAAATGCAGATGTGTTAGTTGTCATTGGGGTTGGAGGTTCTTATTTAGGAGCAAAGGCGATTCAAGATGCTTTAACACCTTACTTTGGGTCACATCCAAATGGAATCGAAGTGCTATATGTTGGAAACAATATGAGCGGGGCCTATATTCACCGTTTAATCGAGAGTCTTGCAAGTAAAAATGTTTATATTAATGTCATTTCAAAATCGGGTTCGACCATGGAACCTGCACTTGCTTTCCGTGTATTTAGACAATACATGGAAGAACGATACGGTGAAAGAGCAAAACAACGTATGATTGTCACAACAGATCCTGAAACGGGAATCTTAAAGGGAATTGCAGAACAGCATGGCTATCGTCAATTTACAATTCCGCAAAATATTGGAGGTCGCTATTCTGTATTAACACCTGTTGGACTATTGCCGATAGCGGTCGCTGGTGTGGATATTATTCAATTATTAGCAGGTGCAAAACACGCTGCTATTCTACTAAAAGAAGAGTCACTAGAAAAGAATGAGGCTTATCGATATGCAGTCATTCGAAATGAATTATATAACCAGGGGTATAAGGTTGAATTATTAGCTTCCTTTGAACCAGCCTTAGCGAATTTCCATGATTGGTGGAAGCAATTATTTGGAGAAAGTGAAGGAAAAGATAAAAAAGGATTGTTCCCAGCAACTGTAAATTTCTCGACTGATTTACATGCTATTGGTCAGTATATTCAGGATGGTTCACCAATTCTTTTTGAAACATTACTTCATTTCCATGAAATTGCAGATGATTATGCAGTACCATACGATTACCGGAATGAAGATGATTTGAATTATTTAAGTAATCGCAGTTTTAATGATATAAACGCAACATCTAAACAAGGAACAGCAATTGCTCATGCTGAAGGTGGGGTTCCTGTAATTCAACTTGAATTAGACCGACTAGATGCTTATCATTTAGGATACCTAATTTACTTCTTTATGAAGGCGTGTGCTATGAGTGCATATTTATTAGAAGTAAATCCATTTGATCAACCAGGCGTTGAGGCTTATAAGAAAAAGATGCTAGAACTATTAAATAAGGTAGATATAAAGCAATCTGAGAGGATGACTATTTAA
- the galU gene encoding UTP--glucose-1-phosphate uridylyltransferase GalU, with translation MKKVRKAIIPAAGLGTRFLPATKAMPKEMLPIVDRPTIEYIVEEAIESGIEDIIIVTGKGKRAIEDHFDRNFELEETLKSKGKLDLLDKINQSSKVEIHYIRQKEAKGLGHAVWCARNFIGDEPFAVLLGDDIVQAENPCTKQLIEQYNETGSSVIGVQTVSDEETHRYGIIDPISSEGRRYEVSNFVEKPEQGTAPSNLAIMGRYILTPEIFEFLGKQETGAGGEIQLTDAIQKLNESQKVFAYDFEGKRYDVGEKLGFVKTTIDMALKNEELKDELLVYLQEKVEELKLMIK, from the coding sequence ATGAAGAAAGTTAGAAAAGCTATTATTCCAGCAGCAGGTCTAGGAACACGTTTTTTACCTGCAACAAAAGCAATGCCTAAAGAAATGTTACCAATTGTAGACCGTCCAACAATTGAATATATCGTCGAAGAAGCAATTGAATCAGGAATTGAAGACATTATCATTGTAACGGGTAAAGGAAAACGTGCGATTGAAGACCATTTTGACCGTAATTTTGAACTAGAAGAAACTTTGAAAAGTAAAGGAAAGCTAGACCTATTAGATAAAATCAACCAATCTTCAAAAGTTGAAATTCACTATATCCGACAAAAAGAAGCAAAAGGGTTAGGACATGCCGTATGGTGCGCACGAAACTTTATTGGTGATGAACCATTTGCGGTGTTATTAGGGGATGATATTGTTCAGGCAGAAAACCCTTGCACAAAACAATTAATTGAACAATATAATGAAACGGGCTCTTCTGTTATTGGTGTCCAAACTGTTTCGGATGAAGAAACACATCGCTATGGAATTATTGATCCAATCTCTTCAGAGGGAAGACGCTATGAGGTTAGTAACTTCGTAGAAAAGCCGGAACAAGGCACTGCTCCTTCTAATTTAGCGATTATGGGTCGCTACATTTTAACACCTGAAATCTTCGAGTTTTTAGGAAAACAAGAAACTGGTGCAGGTGGAGAAATTCAGTTAACGGATGCCATTCAAAAGCTTAATGAAAGTCAAAAAGTCTTTGCTTATGATTTTGAGGGGAAACGTTATGATGTTGGGGAAAAATTAGGGTTTGTCAAAACGACAATTGATATGGCGTTAAAGAATGAAGAATTGAAAGACGAATTGTTAGTATACTTGCAAGAAAAAGTAGAAGAATTGAAACTCATGATCAAGTAA
- a CDS encoding prepilin-type N-terminal cleavage/methylation domain-containing protein, whose protein sequence is MYKNWLRKSKQLCNSNGLTLLEVLAVLVILSILVLIAVPSIFSRIEQAKAEVCQTNRIELVRSYERNLTLEDKVHNELLFAMHVREFGERICPENGVITYVDGEVNCSVHTVNDHEEDEEAEEVPFL, encoded by the coding sequence TTGTATAAAAATTGGTTAAGAAAATCAAAGCAATTATGCAATAGTAATGGGTTAACGTTACTCGAAGTTCTAGCTGTACTCGTGATTTTAAGTATCCTTGTTTTAATAGCTGTCCCTTCAATTTTCTCTAGAATTGAACAGGCTAAAGCTGAGGTGTGTCAAACAAATCGAATTGAATTAGTAAGATCATATGAAAGGAATCTCACGTTGGAAGATAAAGTACATAATGAATTATTGTTTGCAATGCATGTTAGAGAATTTGGTGAACGTATTTGCCCTGAAAATGGTGTGATTACATATGTTGATGGTGAAGTCAATTGTAGTGTTCATACAGTAAATGATCATGAAGAAGATGAAGAAGCAGAAGAAGTACCTTTTTTATAA